Proteins co-encoded in one Gemmatimonadota bacterium genomic window:
- a CDS encoding ion transporter, whose product MILYFIELQYTQTRSSLDAGAWAGFIWFERIIAGFFTLEYALRIKLAPHKGKYLRSGLGLIDLVSILPFWIGFYPGLTQEQLGLVRGARTLRLLKMFRYSPKLAEFARSMYTNRVRVIPIFLITIMYLMISSTVIYEVERRAQPEVFNVYGDSIWWAVVTSTTVGYGDKYPVTPLGQGATVLMMMVGIGIVGMIFGFFADSFHDSRQPLEPTLMEAYCRGVHEEGVEGRTVQALRETHRSNPQFLIFADTVDRYIDSAEGTN is encoded by the coding sequence ATGATCCTCTATTTCATCGAGTTGCAATATACCCAGACACGCAGCAGCCTGGACGCCGGCGCCTGGGCGGGGTTCATCTGGTTCGAGCGAATCATCGCCGGGTTCTTTACCCTGGAATACGCGCTGCGCATCAAGCTGGCGCCGCACAAAGGGAAGTACCTGCGCAGCGGGCTCGGGTTGATCGACCTGGTCAGCATCCTGCCGTTCTGGATCGGATTCTATCCCGGTCTCACCCAGGAGCAACTCGGCCTGGTGCGCGGCGCGCGGACGCTCCGGTTGCTCAAGATGTTCCGGTACAGCCCCAAGCTTGCGGAGTTCGCCCGGTCCATGTACACCAATCGCGTCCGCGTCATCCCCATCTTCCTCATCACCATCATGTACCTGATGATCAGTTCCACCGTGATCTACGAGGTGGAACGCCGCGCCCAGCCGGAGGTATTCAACGTCTACGGCGACAGCATCTGGTGGGCCGTGGTGACCTCCACCACGGTGGGGTACGGGGACAAGTACCCGGTCACTCCGCTGGGACAGGGAGCTACCGTCCTGATGATGATGGTGGGCATCGGAATCGTGGGCATGATCTTCGGGTTTTTCGCGGACAGCTTCCACGACTCCCGGCAACCACTGGAACCTACGTTAATGGAGGCGTACTGCCGGGGTGTTCACGAGGAGGGGGTGGAGGGCCGCACGGTGCAGGCCCTGCGGGAGACCCACCGCAGCAACCCGCAATTCCTGATCTTCGCCGATACGGTGGACCGGTATATCGACTCGGCCGAGGGAACGAACTAA
- a CDS encoding DUF2491 family protein produces the protein MSFHIIRSVAKKQAKEAAGFFRKKPVRVDQKLPLGIAIDRLIDIDAVASSTFVGLVHFNFPSFPLAIEAIGKIDLGEGAMAYRCYLQGTSAFIQVVSDHGEPVECRLYVLDRDLYPHSEEVWEQWLNGTDGIIGSPEVLHGDGEERSYQREWMDGDGQSAPIQVDERIIRDAYGEQVFEETQQAMSYFRVASGDPHNPEDPERVDEFLLISAGDGVIELYLGVALMLEEVTVI, from the coding sequence ATGAGCTTTCACATCATTCGTTCCGTAGCGAAGAAGCAGGCGAAAGAGGCGGCAGGTTTCTTTCGGAAGAAACCGGTGCGGGTCGACCAGAAACTGCCCCTGGGCATCGCCATCGACCGGCTGATCGACATCGATGCCGTCGCGTCGTCCACTTTTGTCGGCCTCGTCCATTTCAACTTTCCCTCCTTTCCCCTGGCCATCGAGGCGATCGGCAAGATCGACCTCGGCGAAGGGGCCATGGCCTATCGGTGCTATCTCCAGGGGACCTCGGCGTTTATCCAGGTGGTATCGGACCACGGGGAGCCCGTGGAATGCCGCCTGTACGTGCTCGATCGGGATCTGTATCCCCATTCCGAGGAAGTCTGGGAACAGTGGCTGAACGGCACGGACGGCATCATCGGATCCCCCGAAGTGCTGCACGGCGACGGAGAGGAACGAAGCTACCAGCGGGAATGGATGGACGGCGACGGACAGTCGGCTCCGATACAGGTCGACGAGCGGATTATCCGCGACGCGTACGGAGAGCAGGTCTTCGAGGAAACCCAGCAGGCCATGTCCTACTTCCGGGTAGCGAGCGGAGATCCCCACAACCCGGAAGACCCCGAGCGCGTGGATGAATTCCTGTTGATCAGCGCGGGCGACGGCGTTATAGAACTGTACCTGGGCGTGGCACTGATGCTTGAGGAAGTCACGGTTATTTAA